One genomic region from Lujinxingia vulgaris encodes:
- a CDS encoding Rieske (2Fe-2S) protein, translated as MPSTPSDALAIVDSRPLKAPGDACHFAYRDRTGGEGRGVLLRVDAHTLVAFDDYCPHWGVPLGEDPSRLFDPRDASVVCSMHRARFDPRSGLCHTGLCEGQHLTRFQVIEGPSAGLVTVKRSGLF; from the coding sequence ATGCCCTCCACACCTTCCGACGCCCTGGCCATCGTGGACAGCCGCCCGCTCAAAGCGCCCGGCGACGCCTGCCATTTTGCCTACCGCGACCGCACCGGCGGCGAAGGCCGCGGGGTGCTTTTGCGCGTCGATGCACACACGCTGGTCGCCTTCGACGATTATTGCCCCCACTGGGGCGTGCCTCTTGGCGAAGATCCCTCGCGGCTCTTTGATCCACGTGACGCCTCGGTCGTCTGCTCGATGCACCGCGCCCGCTTTGACCCGCGCTCCGGTCTGTGCCACACAGGCCTCTGTGAGGGCCAACACCTCACCCGCTTTCAGGTCATCGAAGGCCCCTCCGCCGGCCTTGTCACTGTTAAGCGCTCCGGGCTCTTTTAG
- a CDS encoding L,D-transpeptidase family protein, translated as MNFDTPHRAPHSLRRLAMGLLASSIFALSACSEPTIEPAAAQSYTAEWAPTLEDALREKSASAAASQALKGAFEKGDEAGQKSGEPPYATLVNQIYREREYEPALVKNATLTPAGEALWNALQLVEDHQLDAVPYRLDELARLFEELESRKQAYADFEGLKPTEAEVAAATAWLTEQPVSTFALTEESHPQLTDALLNAPEGQRLNEALKAYEEKSADVIAIEAKLERLLALGLARYARELRYFRLKEIFVHERHWDEYNEPDSRSTRPDKAKGPFRAGQVWRQASHVATEMANRRKDEIFNQGIQDTLSALIATESLEDAQRVIDGLPPQNPQYMGLVNAFRRYRDIVEAGGWQEVPTPRSLKPGQRSEAVTHLKQRLRIEGFYPEDAPIDEHYDEALEEAVREYQHTHQMVANGRPHNVFWYSVNVPAERRLQQIARNIKRWHSTNTRHAEDDSYVFINIPDFNVELWKEQERRLRFAVVVGNNNKEVNPLTGEEERANQTPTVSAYIDRIIYNPYWNVTPRIRAESILPEVKKQVMGGYAARLSNMLKSATARPTSAPTQGVFRPNLLGSQPGAAPSTAAPQREAGMVGRPPQEDASAQAANAPVDQPARAPAAGDPDDGPAIPVAPEPVDLLESLTTMRSTETGRTRAFKSDLLQRIINHHFPGEDGAARFKAQFPYLDPATGIVDVSVTNPDHIPSWYEENRYEVAFPGRTWEYVRMLPGEDNALGFVKIIFPNLHDIYLHDTPHKPLFSQPVRGYSHGCIRMEQPLTMAEALLELDGQDPNVDRILEGGEYTPIFLTHQVPVHIEYYTVSVDDEGRPHFLADVYGYDEES; from the coding sequence ATGAACTTCGATACCCCGCATCGCGCCCCTCACTCGCTGCGCCGCCTGGCGATGGGACTTCTGGCCTCGTCCATCTTCGCCCTGAGCGCCTGCTCCGAGCCCACCATTGAGCCGGCGGCCGCCCAGAGCTACACCGCCGAGTGGGCCCCCACGCTCGAAGACGCCCTGCGCGAGAAGAGCGCCTCGGCCGCCGCAAGTCAGGCCCTCAAAGGCGCCTTTGAGAAGGGCGATGAGGCTGGCCAGAAGAGCGGTGAGCCCCCCTATGCGACCCTGGTCAACCAGATCTACCGCGAGCGGGAGTATGAGCCCGCGCTGGTCAAAAACGCCACACTGACCCCGGCCGGCGAAGCGCTCTGGAACGCCCTGCAGCTTGTCGAAGATCATCAGCTCGACGCCGTCCCCTACCGCCTCGATGAGCTGGCCCGCCTCTTTGAAGAGCTTGAGAGCAGAAAGCAGGCCTACGCCGACTTCGAAGGCCTCAAACCCACCGAGGCCGAGGTCGCCGCGGCCACCGCCTGGCTCACCGAGCAGCCCGTCTCCACCTTTGCGCTCACCGAAGAGAGCCACCCGCAGCTCACCGACGCTCTGCTCAACGCCCCCGAAGGCCAGCGCCTCAATGAGGCCCTGAAGGCCTACGAGGAGAAGTCCGCCGACGTGATTGCCATCGAGGCCAAACTCGAGCGCCTGCTGGCCCTGGGCCTTGCCCGCTATGCCCGCGAGCTGCGCTACTTCCGCCTCAAAGAGATCTTTGTGCACGAGCGCCACTGGGATGAGTACAACGAGCCCGACAGCCGCTCTACGCGTCCCGACAAGGCCAAAGGCCCCTTCCGCGCCGGCCAGGTCTGGCGCCAGGCCTCCCATGTGGCCACCGAGATGGCCAACCGCCGCAAAGACGAGATTTTCAATCAGGGGATTCAGGATACGCTCAGCGCGCTTATCGCCACCGAGTCCCTGGAAGACGCGCAGCGCGTGATCGACGGCCTGCCCCCGCAAAACCCGCAGTATATGGGCCTGGTCAACGCCTTCCGCCGCTACCGCGACATCGTCGAGGCCGGCGGCTGGCAAGAGGTCCCCACGCCGCGCTCGCTTAAGCCCGGGCAGCGCTCCGAGGCCGTCACCCACCTCAAGCAGCGCCTGCGCATTGAGGGCTTTTATCCTGAAGACGCCCCCATCGACGAGCATTACGACGAGGCGCTGGAGGAGGCGGTGCGCGAGTACCAGCACACCCACCAGATGGTCGCCAACGGCCGGCCCCATAACGTCTTCTGGTACTCGGTCAACGTGCCCGCGGAGCGCCGTCTTCAGCAGATCGCGCGCAACATCAAGCGCTGGCACTCCACCAACACCCGCCACGCCGAAGACGACTCCTACGTCTTTATCAACATCCCCGACTTCAACGTCGAACTCTGGAAAGAGCAGGAGCGCAGGCTGCGCTTTGCCGTCGTCGTGGGCAACAACAACAAAGAGGTCAACCCCCTCACCGGCGAAGAAGAGCGCGCCAACCAGACGCCCACCGTCTCCGCCTACATCGACCGCATCATCTACAACCCCTACTGGAACGTCACCCCGCGCATCCGCGCCGAGTCGATCCTCCCCGAAGTCAAAAAGCAGGTCATGGGCGGCTACGCGGCGCGCTTGAGCAACATGCTCAAGTCCGCCACCGCCCGACCCACATCCGCTCCCACGCAGGGCGTCTTCCGCCCGAACTTGCTCGGCTCACAGCCCGGCGCCGCTCCGTCGACCGCCGCCCCTCAGCGCGAAGCCGGGATGGTGGGGCGCCCTCCTCAAGAAGATGCTTCTGCCCAGGCCGCCAACGCGCCGGTCGACCAGCCTGCGCGCGCACCGGCCGCCGGCGACCCCGATGATGGTCCCGCCATCCCCGTCGCCCCCGAACCCGTCGATCTTCTGGAGTCGCTCACCACCATGCGCTCCACCGAGACCGGCCGCACCCGCGCCTTCAAAAGCGATCTTCTCCAGCGCATCATCAACCACCACTTCCCCGGTGAGGATGGCGCTGCACGCTTCAAGGCCCAGTTCCCCTACCTGGACCCGGCCACCGGCATCGTCGACGTCTCGGTGACCAACCCCGACCACATCCCCTCCTGGTACGAGGAGAACCGCTACGAGGTCGCCTTCCCCGGCCGCACGTGGGAGTACGTGCGCATGCTCCCCGGCGAAGATAATGCTCTGGGTTTTGTAAAAATCATCTTCCCGAACCTTCACGACATCTACCTGCACGACACCCCCCATAAGCCCCTCTTCTCCCAGCCGGTGCGCGGCTACAGCCACGGCTGCATCCGCATGGAGCAGCCCCTGACCATGGCCGAAGCCCTGCTGGAACTCGACGGCCAGGATCCCAACGTCGACCGCATCCTCGAAGGCGGCGAATACACCCCCATCTTCCTCACCCACCAGGTGCCGGTGCACATCGAGTACTACACCGTGAGCGTCGACGATGAGGGCCGCCCCCACTTCCTGGCCGACGTTTACGGCTACGACGAAGAGAGCTAA
- a CDS encoding TlyA family RNA methyltransferase, translated as MATKQRLDLLLVERELVETRTRAQARIMAGDVFVNGQRVDKAGTRIPLDAPIELKGDELPYVSRGGLKLKAALDAFGYDCTDKVVIDVGASTGGFTDCVLQEGALKVFAVDVGYGQLAWKLRQDPRVINMERQNIRHLAPDALDASCDLAVIDCSFISLDLVLPATLPFLSPTADLITLIKPQFEVGPDNVGKGGVVRDTQARQDAIERVIAQALASGMHFVKGIDCPVHGPAGNVEYLAWFTRA; from the coding sequence ATGGCCACCAAACAACGCCTCGACCTCTTGCTGGTCGAGCGCGAGCTCGTCGAGACCCGCACCCGCGCCCAGGCCCGCATCATGGCCGGTGACGTCTTCGTCAACGGCCAGCGCGTCGACAAAGCCGGCACCCGCATTCCCCTCGATGCCCCCATCGAGCTCAAGGGAGACGAGCTCCCCTACGTCTCCCGCGGCGGCCTCAAACTCAAAGCCGCCCTCGACGCCTTCGGCTACGACTGCACCGACAAAGTCGTCATCGACGTCGGCGCCTCCACCGGCGGCTTTACCGACTGCGTCCTCCAGGAAGGCGCCCTCAAAGTCTTTGCCGTCGACGTCGGCTACGGCCAGCTCGCCTGGAAACTCCGCCAGGACCCCCGCGTCATCAACATGGAACGCCAGAACATCCGCCACCTGGCCCCCGACGCCCTCGACGCCTCCTGCGACCTGGCCGTGATCGACTGCTCCTTCATCTCGCTCGATCTCGTCCTGCCCGCCACCCTCCCCTTCCTCTCCCCCACCGCCGACCTCATCACGCTCATCAAACCCCAGTTCGAAGTCGGCCCCGACAACGTCGGCAAAGGCGGCGTTGTCCGCGACACCCAGGCTCGCCAGGACGCCATCGAACGCGTCATCGCTCAGGCACTCGCCAGCGGCATGCACTTCGTAAAAGGCATCGACTGCCCCGTCCACGGCCCGGCCGGAAATGTCGAATATCTCGCATGGTTCACCCGTGCCTAG
- a CDS encoding gluconate 2-dehydrogenase subunit 3 family protein translates to MDAMRRRTFLKVSAMGVPALVLAAGTARVGLGWYDQPASPSTATLSAREVEICRAICDALYPGDHLGMPPGNAVGVVEAVDDYLSAIPEDTANLLRLLLHAIDDFGRLATLPPRAFSERSRRQRQAILRAWDTSSFGARQDAFKALKMIFAMGYCEAPEVILAAGIDYTCGEWE, encoded by the coding sequence ATGGACGCAATGCGACGGCGCACCTTTTTGAAAGTCAGCGCGATGGGCGTGCCCGCGCTTGTGCTGGCCGCCGGCACCGCTCGCGTCGGCTTAGGCTGGTACGATCAGCCGGCGTCCCCGTCGACGGCCACCTTGAGCGCGCGCGAGGTCGAGATCTGCCGCGCCATCTGCGATGCCCTCTACCCGGGAGACCACCTGGGCATGCCGCCCGGCAACGCGGTGGGCGTGGTCGAGGCCGTCGACGATTATTTAAGCGCCATCCCCGAAGACACCGCCAACCTCTTACGCCTCTTGCTGCACGCCATCGACGACTTCGGGCGCCTGGCCACGCTCCCCCCGCGCGCCTTCTCGGAGCGCAGCCGCCGCCAGCGCCAGGCCATCCTGCGCGCCTGGGACACTTCCAGCTTCGGCGCGCGCCAGGACGCCTTTAAGGCGCTCAAGATGATCTTCGCCATGGGCTACTGCGAGGCCCCCGAGGTCATACTCGCTGCGGGCATCGACTACACCTGCGGGGAGTGGGAATGA
- a CDS encoding NUDIX hydrolase encodes MGEAVKVRDAATVMLVREGAQGLEVLLMRRHSGHAFMADRWVFPGGRVDGHDADEALKQALSPGFEPTEGLAEDENTARALYVAALREVFEETGMMLATLADTADNNTNLAAIFQAEPERWQRWRQKLDAGSVSMGVFLNALQEAAGRPVRLDAAGLHYYARWITPTFENRRYDTRFFVARAPAGQTVQVDARELVDSRWLRPAEAIKAYREGEILLAPPTLCVLEDLQRFEAPGDLARLFADIEKTSIDPVLPQLLEDAAGGGEAVLVLPGDAAYREERVDVEVARCPPGHTLRERSGVTRVVRRDGQWWTERG; translated from the coding sequence ATGGGTGAGGCGGTCAAGGTCCGCGATGCGGCCACGGTGATGCTGGTGCGCGAAGGCGCACAGGGGCTTGAGGTGCTTTTGATGCGCCGCCACAGCGGGCATGCCTTTATGGCGGATCGCTGGGTGTTTCCGGGCGGTCGGGTCGATGGGCACGACGCCGATGAGGCGCTCAAGCAGGCGTTGTCGCCGGGGTTTGAGCCGACTGAGGGCCTGGCCGAAGATGAAAACACCGCGCGTGCGCTCTATGTGGCGGCGCTGCGTGAGGTTTTTGAAGAGACGGGGATGATGCTGGCCACGCTCGCAGACACCGCTGACAATAACACAAACCTCGCCGCGATCTTTCAGGCCGAGCCGGAGCGCTGGCAGCGGTGGCGTCAGAAGCTCGATGCGGGGAGTGTCTCGATGGGGGTGTTTTTAAACGCGCTGCAGGAGGCCGCCGGCCGACCGGTGCGCCTGGACGCCGCCGGGCTTCATTATTACGCGCGCTGGATCACGCCGACCTTTGAAAATCGGCGCTACGACACCCGTTTTTTTGTGGCCCGGGCGCCGGCTGGCCAGACGGTCCAGGTCGACGCACGCGAGCTTGTGGACAGCCGCTGGCTTCGCCCTGCGGAGGCCATCAAGGCGTACCGCGAGGGTGAGATTTTGCTCGCGCCGCCGACCCTCTGCGTGCTGGAAGATCTGCAGCGTTTTGAGGCCCCCGGCGACCTTGCGCGTTTGTTTGCAGACATCGAAAAAACCTCGATCGACCCCGTCCTGCCTCAACTTCTCGAGGATGCCGCCGGGGGCGGTGAGGCGGTGCTTGTGCTCCCCGGCGACGCGGCCTACCGCGAGGAGCGAGTCGATGTGGAGGTTGCGCGCTGCCCCCCGGGCCACACGCTGCGCGAGCGCAGCGGGGTGACCCGTGTGGTGCGCCGCGACGGTCAGTGGTGGACCGAGCGGGGCTGA
- a CDS encoding mechanosensitive ion channel family protein has translation MDILPFKDWLEAFDPSALYALGFGLGALLLALAIVTLISRRIALPALLRFAKMSSIAWDDILVEQKVLHRLAALPSLLTLQLGITWVPHLPPALSEAVRLICLCLVIVAIARSISALLSTFNELHRRFSVNRDRPIKGYLQVVQVLVYCVAGILIVSFLLDRSPLILLSGLGAMTAVILLVFRDSLLSLVAGIQLTQNDLLRVGDWIEMPQFNADGDVTDIALNVVTVQNWDRTLTIIPTHKFLEHSFKNWRGMQLSGGRRIMRAIHLDLGSVRFLDDEDIAGLRTIRVLRPYLDQKLKEIRDHNEKTLSEEFATESINQRRLTNIGTLRAYIGLYLREHPGIHKDMTFMVRQLEPTPQGLPLQIYVFTNTTVWTEYEAIQGDVFDHILASLPRFGLRAFQAPSGADISRTTEALQPLRQLPTPEASKAAASASP, from the coding sequence ATGGACATCCTCCCCTTTAAAGACTGGCTTGAGGCCTTCGACCCCTCGGCGCTCTACGCGCTGGGTTTCGGGCTGGGTGCGCTTCTTTTAGCGCTGGCGATCGTCACGCTGATCTCGCGGCGCATCGCCCTGCCGGCGCTGCTCCGTTTTGCGAAAATGAGCTCGATTGCCTGGGATGATATCCTGGTGGAGCAAAAGGTCTTGCACCGGCTGGCGGCGCTCCCCTCCCTGCTCACCCTGCAGCTGGGCATCACCTGGGTGCCGCATCTTCCCCCGGCGCTGAGCGAGGCTGTCCGACTGATCTGCCTGTGTTTGGTGATCGTGGCGATCGCCCGCAGCATCAGCGCCCTGCTCTCGACCTTCAATGAGCTGCACCGGCGCTTTTCGGTCAACCGCGACCGCCCCATCAAGGGGTATCTTCAGGTGGTGCAGGTGCTCGTCTACTGCGTGGCGGGCATCCTGATCGTCTCGTTTTTGCTGGACCGCTCCCCGCTGATCCTCCTGAGCGGTCTGGGCGCGATGACCGCGGTGATCCTGCTGGTCTTCCGCGACAGCCTCTTGAGCCTTGTGGCCGGCATTCAGCTCACCCAGAACGATCTTCTGCGCGTGGGCGACTGGATCGAGATGCCCCAGTTCAACGCCGACGGCGACGTGACCGACATCGCGCTCAACGTGGTCACGGTGCAGAACTGGGATCGCACGCTCACGATCATTCCCACCCATAAGTTTCTGGAGCACTCCTTTAAAAACTGGCGAGGCATGCAGCTGAGCGGCGGCCGGCGCATCATGCGCGCAATCCACCTGGACCTGGGCTCGGTGCGTTTCTTAGACGACGAGGACATCGCCGGGCTGCGCACCATCCGGGTACTGCGCCCCTACCTCGATCAAAAACTCAAAGAGATCCGCGACCATAACGAAAAAACACTCTCCGAGGAGTTCGCCACCGAGAGCATCAACCAGCGCCGGCTCACCAACATCGGCACGCTGCGCGCCTACATCGGGCTCTACCTGCGCGAACATCCGGGCATTCATAAAGACATGACCTTCATGGTGCGCCAGCTGGAGCCCACTCCCCAGGGGCTACCGCTTCAGATTTATGTCTTTACCAACACCACGGTGTGGACTGAGTACGAGGCGATTCAGGGCGATGTCTTTGATCATATCCTGGCATCGCTTCCCCGCTTCGGGCTGCGCGCGTTTCAGGCGCCCTCCGGCGCGGATATCAGCCGCACCACCGAGGCGCTCCAGCCCCTGCGCCAGCTCCCCACCCCGGAGGCATCAAAAGCCGCCGCGTCGGCCTCCCCCTGA
- a CDS encoding OmpA family protein gives MKFLTLPSLSNLTRKPLRTLAHLSGASLLMLALSAGAASAQDFEYRVNNRVQVGQGQPSLTLRSPAALSDAELTFKRSDGHTTTRRLGSLERGEVKEVIIEQPPGTFDYTVTLRAKDIDGEPVEFELTFDVAYTEALKVEVDTDEVELGQGRLPIHVNRPVEKVEIEFFDANNRPLGTHTSQHRGASGNIELRFEVPEGDLAALRVAVHDTEGFWESFILEPFWVEIPHQSVVFDSGEHTWQDAELPKLTETLERVQEAMRAHRDKGLQMQLYIAGYTDTVGNASSNQELSERRARAIGRWFAAQGLDIPVFYQGFGESVLAKSTPDETAEEANRRAIYILGNGAPPTSSEIPRSRWQRVR, from the coding sequence ATGAAGTTTTTGACTCTTCCCTCACTCTCCAACCTGACTCGAAAGCCCCTGCGCACCCTGGCTCACCTCAGCGGCGCCTCGCTGCTGATGCTCGCGTTGAGCGCTGGCGCGGCGAGCGCCCAGGACTTTGAGTACCGCGTTAACAACCGCGTGCAGGTCGGCCAGGGCCAACCCTCGCTTACCCTGCGCTCTCCGGCGGCGCTGAGCGACGCCGAGCTCACCTTTAAGCGCTCCGACGGCCACACCACCACCCGGCGGCTGGGGAGCCTTGAGCGCGGTGAGGTCAAAGAGGTGATCATCGAGCAGCCCCCGGGAACTTTTGATTACACCGTCACCCTGCGCGCAAAAGACATCGACGGGGAGCCGGTGGAGTTCGAGCTCACCTTTGACGTCGCCTACACCGAAGCGCTCAAAGTCGAGGTGGACACCGACGAGGTTGAGCTCGGCCAGGGCCGCCTGCCCATTCACGTCAACCGCCCGGTGGAGAAGGTTGAGATCGAGTTTTTTGACGCCAACAACCGCCCCCTGGGCACGCACACCTCGCAGCATCGGGGGGCCAGCGGCAACATCGAGCTTCGCTTTGAAGTCCCCGAGGGCGATCTGGCCGCGCTGCGCGTGGCCGTACACGACACCGAGGGGTTCTGGGAGTCCTTCATCCTGGAGCCTTTCTGGGTCGAGATTCCTCACCAGAGCGTGGTCTTCGACAGCGGGGAACACACCTGGCAGGACGCTGAGTTGCCCAAGCTCACCGAGACTCTGGAGCGCGTGCAGGAGGCGATGCGCGCCCACCGCGACAAGGGCCTGCAGATGCAGCTCTACATCGCCGGGTACACCGACACGGTGGGTAACGCGTCGAGCAACCAGGAGCTCTCGGAGCGCCGCGCCCGCGCCATCGGCCGCTGGTTCGCCGCACAGGGCCTCGACATCCCGGTCTTTTATCAGGGGTTCGGCGAGTCGGTGTTGGCGAAATCTACGCCGGATGAGACGGCGGAGGAGGCCAACCGACGCGCCATCTACATCCTGGGTAATGGCGCGCCGCCCACCTCCTCGGAGATCCCCCGCTCCCGCTGGCAACGCGTGCGCTGA
- a CDS encoding alkaline phosphatase family protein, giving the protein MTSPTRALALALLAALLLAAPACSSSPAEDTPDAPGFETEEPDATEEPDATEEPDGDDTTPDPVSGDTPLILIGFDGFRPDYLALAPTPNFDRLIAQGVVADSLEPVFPTKTFVNLYSIVTGLYAENHGIVGNTVWDADSGRFTTDNLLTMRKAELQGQSRWWGGEPIWITAEKQGKRAGTYFWVGSEAEINGVRPSEWVPYDYQTPNRERIDGVVEWLSSDEPVDFATLYFSDLDGVGHDQGPRGSRLFNELQEADANLGYLIDELEAAGIWPNVNIVIVSDHGMTALDEDKVIRIDQIINMNDVFILEQSPVATLIPDAGKADEVYQALKAAEENYTVYRKEDLPERLRYSNHERIPEIIVIADPPYSIFHDYGQDWEFKPGGHGYDPEFQEMHGFFAASGPDFKQGLQSETLKIVDLYALMAHLLALEPAQHDGDLSRIDHILAD; this is encoded by the coding sequence ATGACCTCCCCCACCCGCGCGCTGGCGTTGGCCCTCCTGGCCGCCCTCCTCCTGGCCGCCCCGGCCTGCTCCTCCTCGCCAGCCGAAGACACCCCCGACGCCCCGGGCTTTGAGACCGAAGAGCCCGACGCGACCGAAGAGCCCGACGCGACCGAAGAGCCCGACGGCGACGACACCACCCCTGATCCGGTCAGCGGAGACACCCCGCTGATCCTCATCGGCTTCGATGGTTTTCGCCCTGACTACCTCGCACTGGCCCCCACGCCAAACTTCGATCGCCTCATCGCCCAGGGCGTTGTCGCCGACTCGCTTGAGCCGGTTTTTCCCACCAAGACCTTTGTGAACCTCTACTCGATCGTCACCGGTCTCTACGCTGAGAACCACGGGATTGTGGGCAACACCGTCTGGGACGCCGACTCCGGAAGGTTTACTACCGACAACCTTCTAACAATGAGAAAGGCCGAGCTTCAGGGCCAGTCTCGCTGGTGGGGTGGTGAACCCATCTGGATCACGGCCGAGAAGCAGGGCAAACGCGCCGGCACCTACTTCTGGGTGGGCTCCGAGGCCGAGATCAATGGTGTACGACCTTCGGAGTGGGTTCCTTATGATTATCAAACCCCCAACCGGGAACGAATCGACGGTGTTGTGGAATGGTTAAGCAGCGACGAGCCGGTCGACTTCGCCACCCTCTACTTCTCTGACCTTGACGGCGTCGGCCACGACCAGGGCCCACGCGGGTCGCGACTTTTTAATGAGTTGCAGGAGGCCGACGCCAACCTGGGCTACCTCATCGACGAGCTGGAGGCGGCAGGCATCTGGCCCAACGTCAACATCGTCATCGTCAGCGACCACGGCATGACCGCGCTGGACGAAGACAAAGTGATCCGCATCGACCAAATTATTAATATGAACGATGTTTTCATCCTGGAGCAGTCGCCGGTGGCCACCCTTATCCCCGACGCCGGCAAAGCTGACGAGGTCTACCAGGCGCTCAAAGCCGCCGAAGAGAACTACACCGTCTATCGCAAAGAAGATCTTCCCGAGCGTCTGCGCTACTCCAACCACGAACGCATCCCCGAGATCATTGTCATCGCCGACCCGCCTTACTCAATTTTCCACGATTATGGTCAGGACTGGGAGTTCAAACCAGGCGGCCACGGCTACGACCCTGAATTTCAGGAGATGCACGGCTTCTTCGCCGCCTCTGGCCCCGACTTTAAGCAGGGCCTGCAAAGTGAGACGCTGAAGATCGTGGATCTCTACGCCCTGATGGCCCATCTTCTGGCGCTGGAGCCCGCCCAACACGACGGCGATCTCTCGCGCATCGACCATATCCTGGCCGACTGA
- a CDS encoding GMC family oxidoreductase has protein sequence MSETILDYSAEDHLGQKLQTYETFEAQNAPEKITHRVDVAIVGAGPGGLVSAATLAAAGLSVLIVEDGRFWPRHSFKRKQSWAAKHLMQEQATRVMQGNAFIPLASGRGVGGGTLVNSAICFRAPDAVLEEWVEQWGLAHFGSERRDRIFSEVEEVIGVAPTPAALAGENARVAQRGFSQLGLDHAYMPRNAPGCVGCGTCQTGCPTGGKATADITWLPRALRYNTRLFADTRCERLTLNAQGRVTGLVAHTRHPQTRQVRVQHTIEASRTLLAAGAVNTPILLLNQGLANSSGQVGLNLHVHPTVAVLAKFDHPIRLWAGATQGYYAHHPDDPEILLETFSASPDVFLSQAARAGVDVSAEFLREFRNIAACGLLIRDSSSGQVSPGKDQRANVRYVLGRDDQKKLTAGLHTLVEMFFEAGSRRVMPMVRKSRFFESVNAANDHVRIHHTPGDLSLYASHPMGTCRIGADPKLCVARQEDGRTYDHEGLYIVDSSLFPSALGANPQVTIMAQALALSRVIAEA, from the coding sequence ATGAGCGAGACCATCCTGGACTACTCCGCCGAAGATCACCTGGGTCAGAAGCTGCAGACCTACGAGACTTTCGAGGCGCAAAACGCCCCCGAGAAGATCACCCACAGGGTCGACGTGGCCATTGTGGGCGCGGGGCCCGGCGGGCTTGTGAGCGCGGCGACGCTTGCGGCGGCCGGCTTAAGCGTGCTCATCGTCGAAGACGGGCGCTTCTGGCCGCGCCACAGCTTTAAACGAAAGCAAAGCTGGGCGGCCAAACACCTGATGCAGGAGCAGGCCACGCGCGTGATGCAGGGAAACGCGTTCATTCCCCTGGCCAGCGGGCGAGGGGTGGGGGGAGGCACGTTGGTGAACTCGGCGATTTGTTTCAGGGCGCCGGATGCGGTGCTTGAGGAGTGGGTCGAGCAGTGGGGGCTTGCCCATTTTGGGTCGGAGCGCCGCGATCGGATCTTCTCGGAAGTCGAGGAAGTCATCGGTGTGGCGCCCACCCCCGCCGCGCTTGCGGGTGAGAACGCCCGGGTGGCGCAGCGCGGCTTTAGCCAGCTGGGCCTCGATCACGCCTACATGCCCCGAAACGCCCCGGGGTGTGTGGGCTGCGGCACCTGCCAGACCGGCTGCCCCACCGGCGGCAAAGCCACCGCCGACATCACCTGGCTTCCCCGTGCGCTCCGCTATAATACGCGTCTTTTTGCCGACACCCGCTGCGAGCGCCTCACCCTCAACGCCCAGGGCCGCGTCACCGGACTTGTTGCCCACACCCGCCATCCCCAGACGCGCCAGGTGCGCGTGCAACACACCATTGAAGCCAGCCGCACCTTGCTTGCGGCCGGCGCGGTGAACACCCCGATTTTGCTGCTCAATCAGGGGCTCGCCAACTCCAGCGGCCAGGTCGGGCTGAACCTGCACGTGCACCCCACCGTGGCCGTGCTCGCAAAGTTCGACCATCCCATCCGCCTGTGGGCCGGCGCCACCCAGGGCTATTACGCCCACCACCCCGACGATCCGGAGATCTTGCTGGAGACCTTCTCGGCCTCCCCCGACGTCTTCTTGAGCCAGGCCGCACGCGCCGGCGTGGATGTGAGCGCGGAGTTTTTACGAGAATTTCGCAACATCGCCGCCTGCGGCCTGCTCATCCGCGACAGCTCCTCGGGCCAGGTCAGTCCGGGCAAAGATCAGCGCGCCAACGTGCGTTATGTGCTCGGTCGCGACGACCAGAAAAAGCTCACCGCCGGGCTGCACACCCTGGTGGAGATGTTCTTTGAGGCCGGGTCGCGACGCGTGATGCCGATGGTGCGCAAGAGCCGCTTTTTTGAGAGCGTGAACGCGGCCAACGATCACGTGCGCATCCACCACACCCCCGGCGATCTTTCGCTTTACGCGAGCCACCCGATGGGCACCTGCCGCATCGGCGCCGACCCGAAGCTCTGTGTCGCTCGCCAGGAGGATGGTCGCACCTACGACCACGAGGGCCTCTATATTGTGGATTCTTCGCTCTTTCCCAGCGCGCTGGGCGCCAACCCCCAGGTCACGATCATGGCCCAGGCCCTGGCGCTGAGCCGGGTTATCGCAGAGGCCTGA